The following proteins are encoded in a genomic region of Oryzias latipes chromosome 17, ASM223467v1:
- the LOC105356108 gene encoding uncharacterized protein LOC105356108 translates to MPFHWSLLLLSVWVGHMDLADGCVCPEATVLPQVPSELAAGGCCLNYSGSAFTHVLWSVFNNDTNIEILDLSNCNISFIHSHGKVSSSLQKVYLDHNRLTVLPRNFLASQPNLTEVDLSKNLLQQLPEGFLQESNSLQRLYLHGNQLHSLPEDVLQLPHLQRLELDGNQWDCSCLLLEALNVGGQTNRTSAFQDLVGNLTCFSPRHVAGKMVWSLRQHDMCRPASLTALFIVLPLIILSALLLCWCCGRKRKKKKEAPVFGSSKKRALGSSSHIQKHLSKQQPSAHEHWKDGDGSKQGILKNHQPPDQTPTLLDSSKDIYEEVEIKVGSVESLPHVSSLCSSFTEGKQGSQGPDGAAKTQLELDTVSVTEVLKDSADREKAYMTQSTEYYSLVPGIELEDSDHAEYENVVPS, encoded by the coding sequence ATGCCCTTCCATTGGAGCCTGCTGTTGCTTTCTGTATGGGTGGGGCACATGGATCTCGCTGATGGATGTGTTTGTCCAGAAGCCACCGTTCTCCCCCAGGTTCCCTCTGAACTTGCTGCTGGGGGTTGCTGCCTGAACTATTCTGGCTCGGCTTTCACCCACGTGCTTTGGTCTGTGTTCAACAACGACACAAACATAGAGATTCTGGATCTTTCCAACTGTAACATCAGCTTCATTCACAGTCATGGCAAGGTGTCTTCTTCACTGCAGAAGGTTTACCTGGATCACAATAGACTAACTGTGTTGCCAAGGAACTTTCTTGCCAGCCAGCCTAACCTGACTGAGGTGGATCTGAGTAAGAACCTTCTTCAGCAGCTTCCTGAGGGCTTTCTGCAGGAGTCTAACAGCCTCCAGAGGCTATACCTGCATGGAAACCAGCTACACTCCCTCCCTGAAGATGTGCTTCAATTACCCCATCTCCAGCGGCTAGAGTTGGATGGGAACCAGTGGGACTGCTCTTGTCTGTTACTAGAAGCTCTGAATGTTGGAGGGCAGACTAATAGGACCTCAGCTTTTCAAGATCTTGTGGGAAACCTGACCTGTTTCTCTCCTCGCCACGTCGCTGGGAAGATGGTTTGGTCTCTGAGACAACATGACATGTGTCGTCCAGCCAGCCTCACAGCTCTCTTCATCGTGCTGCCACTCATTATTCTCTCCGCATTGCTGCTCTGCTGGTGTTgtgggaggaagaggaaaaagaagaaggaggCTCCCGTGTTTGGCTCCTCAAAAAAGAGGGCtcttggctccagcagccacaTCCAGAAACATCTCAGCAAGCAGCAGCCTTCAGCCCACGAGCACTGGAAAGATGGAGACGGCAGCAAGCAGGGGATCCTGAAGAACCATCAACCCCCAGACCAGACCCCCACGCTTCTGGACAGCAGTAAGGACATCTATGAAGAAGTGGAGATCAAGGTGGGCTCTGTAGAGTCTCTACCACACGTCTCTTCACTTTGCTCCAGTTTCACAGAAGGAAAGCAGGGCTCTCAGGGACCCGACGGGGCCGCCAAGACCCAGCTGGAGCTGGACACGGTCAGCGTGACAGAGGTGCTGAAAGACTCAGCCGACAGGGAGAAAGCTTACATGACTCAGTCCACTGAGTACTACAGCCTGGTGCCAGGGATCGAACTGGAGGACTCGGACCATGCTGAGTACGAGAATGTTGTTCCCTCCTGA
- the best4 gene encoding bestrophin-4 encodes MTISYSLEVANVRFYGFSRLLFRWKGSIYRLLYKEFLVFCGVYVFFSIFYRFLLTPKQQDLFERVALYCDQFTNSNFIPVLFVLGFYVTQAFNRWWGQYTSFPLPDNLMMVVSGNVHGADERGRLLRRTLMRYANLSSVLILRSISTRVRKRFPTLEHVVEAGFMTTHELKNFESLHSDFNKYWMPLTWFSNLASRAREEGRVRDDIALRLLMDELNKYRTKCSLLFHYDWISIPLVYTQVVTIAVYSYFAFCVIGRQFLNPEKGYSGHKLDMYVPVFTLLQFFFYTGWLKVGELIINPFGEDDDDFETNQLIDRNLQVSMLAVDDMYQNLAPIVKDKHWNQRHFSIPYTLSTAAESQRPAFKGSTFDMRMSVEDLEIHQPKEAPANRAFLQHRTSLVDGFDDSLQNTNGSVNSESHIYLTDVLFHPDEKDETDEHNTNAASDREQENALLPPEQKY; translated from the exons ATGACAATTTCCTATTCTCTGGAAGTGGCCAATGTGAGGTTTTACGGATTCTCCAGGCTCCTCTTCAGGTGGAAAGGAAGCATTTACCGGCTGCTGTACAAGGAGTTCCTGGTGTTTTGTGGAGTTTATGTCTTTTTCAGTATCTTTTACAG GTTCCTGCTCACACCAAAGCAGCAGGATCTGTTTGAGCGTGTCGCCCTTTACTGTGATCAGTTCACAAACTCCAACTTCATCCCTGTTCTGTTTGTTCTCG GTTTCTATGTGACCCAAGCCTTCAACCGCTGGTGGGGTCAGTACACAAGCTTCCCACTGCCTGACAACCTGATGATGGTGGTGTCAGGGAACGTCCACGGTGCTGATGAGAGGGGCCGTCTCCTGCGACGAACCCTCATGAGATATGCCAACCTATCCTCTGTGCTGATTCTGCGCTCCATTAGCACTAGAGTTCGCAAGCGTTTCCCAACTTTGGAGCACGTCGTTGAAGCTG GATTCATGACAACACACGAGCTGAAAAACTTTGAGTCGCTGCACTCCGATTTTAACAAGTACTGGATGCCTCTGACGTGGTTCTCCAACCTGGCATCCAGAGCCAGAGAGGAAGGGCGAGTGAGGGATGACATCGCTCTGAGGCTGCTGATGGAT GAGCTCAACAAATACAGAACCAAGTGCAGCCTGTTGTTCCACTACGACTGGATAAGCATCCCCCTGGTCTACACAcag gtGGTAACTATTGCAGTTTACTCGTATTTTGCTTTCTGCGTGATTGGCCGACAATTCCTCAACCCTGAGAAGGGTTACAGCGGTCATAAACTGGACATGTATGTTCCTGTTTTCACCCTGCTGCAGTTCTTCTTTTACACTGGTTGGCTCAAG GTGGGGGAGCTGATCATCAACCCATTCGGAGAAGATGATGATGACTTTGAAACCAACCAGCTCATTGACAGAAACCTTCAG GTGTCCATGTTGGCCGTGGATGACATGTACCAGAATTTAGCCCCGATTGTGAAGGACAAACACTGGAACCAGAGACACTTCTCCATCCCTTACACTCTGTCTACAGCAGCCGAGTCTCAACGACCAGCTTTCAAGGGTTCCACATTTGACATGAG AATGAGCGTTGAAGATCTCGAAATTCACCAGCCTAAAGAAGCTCCAGCAAACAGAGCGTTTTTGCAGCATCGGACCTCTCTGGTCGATGGGTTTGATGATTCTCTGCAGAACACTAACGGCAGCGTAAACAGTGAGAGCCACATTTATCTCACTGATGTCTTGTTTCACCCAGATGAAAAAGATGAGACTGATGAGCACAACACCAATGCTGCAAGTGACCGAGAACAGGAGAACGCTCTGCTTCCACCTGAACAAAAATACTGA